From the Carya illinoinensis cultivar Pawnee chromosome 4, C.illinoinensisPawnee_v1, whole genome shotgun sequence genome, one window contains:
- the LOC122308513 gene encoding uncharacterized protein LOC122308513 isoform X1 yields the protein MFEVFRRRMMYSFFFKTLLSIVLSAPYYLFLCVSYQCRTSIFFSVTENLALQTFGQIPSDQNMPQDRLRSAVYRSFVTCDDPKGIVDCKTIRKSRTSSQKVEHMIESRRLPENSNTSISHKADKEEVPSSSSFQVMEVSRGAQKLNQTIDTWSKGVRYDGQSKDIAKDLLKEALDMQESLIMLGKLQEASDYMGQLKRKQNERSERRRIDEMGIKRTYSSKFGYQKLSKGFQKPRVSVDGSSRNHNVEQLKNVISDSLARQNLLPNPSSEEMGFLTQRDSDTASEIPSTSSNKSLMVHSSDFCSTESSLSSTASQKKSKTTNLIAKLMGLEEFPSKPLQRTLQEHLESERISSQRRLLFDIDMPKGRKPQSMAQPVDPELRTLKKILETVQLKGLLKSKSAKELKPYSYHSNDFHSKHRLIDEIPPVVLIKPMRVSCQLEELHTPVLQEEESLNTKVILTKPKTKEEPTSKTRKGALSSKKGKMEAAETPINMISLEEGAKRHKEVLMKREEKEVKYREKDSIKLKASGSVDHTRQKIEVIGKKADKVASTSRKPPEMEKVRAKTVSSEDHAKENTIKAKKPQKGSNIINNQTPGQPSSTQSTILRHASKTKTSISNSSDQKKNQMKKTTPVREPKAAKSVIENSSSKGDEKRIDLGSQNCSPQIRTDTALGDQLPIEVDKDASQCHIGEHCSNRQSSLSDVTPLSPKHEMDDKIAEKAYHLIFHTKTDTKSFKTGTNLEAFLLSSPSFLSRAAELFDLNGGSSTSFEASGMDGLEVANGRLTLGCANEIIERKSLIVSQIVRPLLLTPVSNVRVCISIEKLVEEVCKGVENLRSYSKLSGENLCVDSIYAMLERDINCNGLENAIWVVGWRHEFSDDDAEEVVNEIERLVLNGLIEEVLT from the exons ATGTTTGAAGTTTTCAGAAGGAGAATGATgtattcattcttttttaagACATTGCTTTCGATTGTTTTGTCAGCACCTTATTATTTGTTCCTCTGTGTTTCTTACCAGTGCCGGACAAGTATATTTTTCTCTGTTACAGAGAACCTTGCGCTGCAAACGTTTGGTCAGATTCCTTCAGACCAA AATATGCCTCAAGACAGGCTGAGATCAGCGGTGTATAGATCATTTGTCACATGTGATGATCCAAAAGGAATTGTAGATTGTAAGACAATAAGAAAATCGAGGACAAGCAGTCAGAAAGTAGAGCATATGATCGAAAGCCGAAGATTACCAGAGAACTCAAATACGTCCATTTCACACAAGGCAGATAAAGAGGAAGTTCCTAGTTCATCCTCCTTTCAAGTCATGGAAGTCTCCAGAGGAGCTCAGAAACTGAACCAGACGATTGACACGTGGTCCAAAGGAGTGAGATATGATGGGCAATCTAAAGATATTGCAAAAGATTTGTTGAAAGAAGCTCTTGATATGCAGGAGTCTCTAATCATGCTAGGAAAGTTGCAAGAAGCTTCAGATTATATGGGTCAATTGAAAAGGAAGCAGAATGAGAGGTCAGAAAGGAGAAGGATTGATGAAATGGGGATTAAGAGAACATATTCTAGTAAATTTGGGTATCAAAAGCTCTCAAAGGGATTTCAAAAGCCAAGAGTTTCAGTTGATGGCTCTTCAAGGAATCACAACGTCGAGCAGCTTAAAAACGTGATCAGTGACAGCCTTGCTAGGCAGAATCTATTGCCAAACCCATCCTCTGAAGAAATGGGTTTTCTTACTCAAAGAGACTCGGACACGGCTTCAGAGATCCCTTCCACAAGCTCGAACAAGTCTTTGATGGTTCATTCAAGTGATTTTTGTTCTACTGAATCCTCTCTTTCATCAACAGCTTCACAGAAGAAATCAAAAACTACAAATTTGATTGCCAAGCTTATGGGTCTAGAAGAGTTCCCTTCAAAGCCATTGCAGCGCACTCTCCAAGAACATTTGGAGAGTGAAAGAATTTCAAGTCAGCGAAGGCTACTTTTTGATATTGATATGCCGAAAGGGAGAAAGCCCCAATCTATGGCACAGCCTGTGGATCCAGAGCTGAGGACACTGAAGAAAATACTTGAAACCGTGCAACTCAAAGGACTTCTGAAAAGCAAATCTGCCAAAGAGCTTAAGCCTTATTCCTACCATTCCAATGATTTCCATTCCAAACACAGGTTGATTGATGAGATACCGCCTGTTGTTCTTATTAAACCTATGCGTGTCTCCTGCCAGTTGGAGGAGCTCCACACACCAGTGCTGCAGGAAGAGGAATCTTTGAACACCAAAGTAATCCTCACAAAAccgaaaacaaaagaagagccTACTTCCAAAACTCGCAAAGGGGCTTTGAGTTCCAAGAAAGGCAAGATGGAAGCAGCAGAGACTCCAATAAATATGATTAGCTTGGAAGAAGGAGCTAAACGACATAAAGAAGTACTtatgaaaagagaagagaaagaagtcAAGTATAGAGAAAAGGATTCAATTAAGCTGAAAGCTTCTGGTTCTGTAGATCACACACGACAGAAAATAGAAGTAATTGGCAAGAAAGCTGATAAAGTTGCTTCTACCAGCAGGAAACCACCGGAGATGGAGAAAGTGAGAGCTAAAACTGTCTCATCTGAAGATCACGCCAAGGAGAACACTATAAAGGCGAAAAAGCCTCAAAAGGGATCAAACATTATAAATAACCAGACTCCCGGGCAGCCAAGTTCTACCCAAAGCACCATCTTGAGACACGCCTCGAAAACAAAAACTTCAATTTCTAATTCTTCTGATCAGAAAAAGAATCAGATGAAGAAGACAACGCCTGTCAGGGAGCCTAAAGCAGCCAAATCAGTT ATAGAGAATTCTAGTTCCAAAGGAGATGAAAAGAGGATTGATCTTGGAAGTCAAAATTGCTCTCCACAGATAAGAACCGACACTGCTCTGGGGGATCAACTTCCTATAGAAGTGGACAAAGATGCCTCTCAATGTCATATTGGAG AGCATTGCAGTAATAGACAAAGTTCTCTTTCTGATGTCACACCATTGAGCCCCAAACATGAAATGGATGATAAAATTGCCGAGAAAGCTTACCATCTCATTTTTCATACTAAAACAGATACCAAAAGTTTCAAAACTGGAACTAATCTCGAAGCTTTTCTCTTAAGCAGTCCATCGTTTCTCAGTCGTGCAGCGGAGCTTTTTGATCTCAATGGTGGTAGTTCTACAAGTTTTGAAGCATCAGGCATGGATGGTTTGGAAGTAGCCAATGGGAGACTCACTTTAGGATGTGCAAATGAAATCATTGAGCGTAAAAGCCTTATAGTTTCACAGATAGTCCGTCCTCTGTTACTAACACCTGTGAGCAATGTGAGAGTATGCATCTCAATAGAAAAGTTGGTGGAGGAAGTTTGTAAGGGTGTAGAAAATCTGAGAAGCTACAGCAAGCTTTCTGGTGAGAATCTTTGTGTAGACAGTATTTATGCAATGTTGGAGAGAGATATAAACTGCAATGGATTGGAAAATGCAATCTGGGTGGTGGGTTGGAGGCATGAATTTTCTGATGATGATGCAGAGGAAGTTGTGAATGAGATAGAGAGGTTGGTTTTAAATGGGTTGATAGAGGAGGTCCTAACATAA
- the LOC122308513 gene encoding uncharacterized protein LOC122308513 isoform X3: protein MFEVFRRRMMYSFFFKTLLSIVLSAPYYLFLCVSYQCRTSIFFSVTENLALQTFGQIPSDQNMPQDRLRSAVYRSFVTCDDPKGIVDCKTIRKSRTSSQKVEHMIESRRLPENSNTSISHKADKEEVPSSSSFQVMEVSRGAQKLNQTIDTWSKGVRYDGQSKDIAKDLLKEALDMQESLIMLGKLQEASDYMGQLKRKQNERSERRRIDEMGIKRTYSSKFGYQKLSKGFQKPRVSVDGSSRNHNVEQLKNVISDSLARQNLLPNPSSEEMGFLTQRDSDTASEIPSTSSNKSLMVHSSDFCSTESSLSSTASQKKSKTTNLIAKLMGLEEFPSKPLQRTLQEHLESERISSQRRLLFDIDMPKGRKPQSMAQPVDPELRTLKKILETVQLKGLLKSKSAKELKPYSYHSNDFHSKHRLIDEIPPVVLIKPMRVSCQLEELHTPVLQEEESLNTKVILTKPKTKEEPTSKTRKGALSSKKGKMEAAETPINMISLEEGAKRHKEVLMKREEKEVKYREKDSIKLKASGSVDHTRQKIEVIGKKADKVASTSRKPPEMEKVRAKTVSSEDHAKENTIKAKKPQKGSNIINNQTPGQPSSTQSTILRHASKTKTSISNSSDQKKNQMKKTTPVREPKAAKSVIENSSSKGDEKRIDLGSQNCSPQIRTDTALGDQLPIEVDKDASQCHIGVHRFSVVQRSFLISMVVVLQVLKHQAWMVWK, encoded by the exons ATGTTTGAAGTTTTCAGAAGGAGAATGATgtattcattcttttttaagACATTGCTTTCGATTGTTTTGTCAGCACCTTATTATTTGTTCCTCTGTGTTTCTTACCAGTGCCGGACAAGTATATTTTTCTCTGTTACAGAGAACCTTGCGCTGCAAACGTTTGGTCAGATTCCTTCAGACCAA AATATGCCTCAAGACAGGCTGAGATCAGCGGTGTATAGATCATTTGTCACATGTGATGATCCAAAAGGAATTGTAGATTGTAAGACAATAAGAAAATCGAGGACAAGCAGTCAGAAAGTAGAGCATATGATCGAAAGCCGAAGATTACCAGAGAACTCAAATACGTCCATTTCACACAAGGCAGATAAAGAGGAAGTTCCTAGTTCATCCTCCTTTCAAGTCATGGAAGTCTCCAGAGGAGCTCAGAAACTGAACCAGACGATTGACACGTGGTCCAAAGGAGTGAGATATGATGGGCAATCTAAAGATATTGCAAAAGATTTGTTGAAAGAAGCTCTTGATATGCAGGAGTCTCTAATCATGCTAGGAAAGTTGCAAGAAGCTTCAGATTATATGGGTCAATTGAAAAGGAAGCAGAATGAGAGGTCAGAAAGGAGAAGGATTGATGAAATGGGGATTAAGAGAACATATTCTAGTAAATTTGGGTATCAAAAGCTCTCAAAGGGATTTCAAAAGCCAAGAGTTTCAGTTGATGGCTCTTCAAGGAATCACAACGTCGAGCAGCTTAAAAACGTGATCAGTGACAGCCTTGCTAGGCAGAATCTATTGCCAAACCCATCCTCTGAAGAAATGGGTTTTCTTACTCAAAGAGACTCGGACACGGCTTCAGAGATCCCTTCCACAAGCTCGAACAAGTCTTTGATGGTTCATTCAAGTGATTTTTGTTCTACTGAATCCTCTCTTTCATCAACAGCTTCACAGAAGAAATCAAAAACTACAAATTTGATTGCCAAGCTTATGGGTCTAGAAGAGTTCCCTTCAAAGCCATTGCAGCGCACTCTCCAAGAACATTTGGAGAGTGAAAGAATTTCAAGTCAGCGAAGGCTACTTTTTGATATTGATATGCCGAAAGGGAGAAAGCCCCAATCTATGGCACAGCCTGTGGATCCAGAGCTGAGGACACTGAAGAAAATACTTGAAACCGTGCAACTCAAAGGACTTCTGAAAAGCAAATCTGCCAAAGAGCTTAAGCCTTATTCCTACCATTCCAATGATTTCCATTCCAAACACAGGTTGATTGATGAGATACCGCCTGTTGTTCTTATTAAACCTATGCGTGTCTCCTGCCAGTTGGAGGAGCTCCACACACCAGTGCTGCAGGAAGAGGAATCTTTGAACACCAAAGTAATCCTCACAAAAccgaaaacaaaagaagagccTACTTCCAAAACTCGCAAAGGGGCTTTGAGTTCCAAGAAAGGCAAGATGGAAGCAGCAGAGACTCCAATAAATATGATTAGCTTGGAAGAAGGAGCTAAACGACATAAAGAAGTACTtatgaaaagagaagagaaagaagtcAAGTATAGAGAAAAGGATTCAATTAAGCTGAAAGCTTCTGGTTCTGTAGATCACACACGACAGAAAATAGAAGTAATTGGCAAGAAAGCTGATAAAGTTGCTTCTACCAGCAGGAAACCACCGGAGATGGAGAAAGTGAGAGCTAAAACTGTCTCATCTGAAGATCACGCCAAGGAGAACACTATAAAGGCGAAAAAGCCTCAAAAGGGATCAAACATTATAAATAACCAGACTCCCGGGCAGCCAAGTTCTACCCAAAGCACCATCTTGAGACACGCCTCGAAAACAAAAACTTCAATTTCTAATTCTTCTGATCAGAAAAAGAATCAGATGAAGAAGACAACGCCTGTCAGGGAGCCTAAAGCAGCCAAATCAGTT ATAGAGAATTCTAGTTCCAAAGGAGATGAAAAGAGGATTGATCTTGGAAGTCAAAATTGCTCTCCACAGATAAGAACCGACACTGCTCTGGGGGATCAACTTCCTATAGAAGTGGACAAAGATGCCTCTCAATGTCATATTGGAG TCCATCGTTTCTCAGTCGTGCAGCGGAGCTTTTTGATCTCAATGGTGGTAGTTCTACAAGTTTTGAAGCATCAGGCATGGATGGTTTGGAAGTAG
- the LOC122308513 gene encoding uncharacterized protein LOC122308513 isoform X2 encodes MPQDRLRSAVYRSFVTCDDPKGIVDCKTIRKSRTSSQKVEHMIESRRLPENSNTSISHKADKEEVPSSSSFQVMEVSRGAQKLNQTIDTWSKGVRYDGQSKDIAKDLLKEALDMQESLIMLGKLQEASDYMGQLKRKQNERSERRRIDEMGIKRTYSSKFGYQKLSKGFQKPRVSVDGSSRNHNVEQLKNVISDSLARQNLLPNPSSEEMGFLTQRDSDTASEIPSTSSNKSLMVHSSDFCSTESSLSSTASQKKSKTTNLIAKLMGLEEFPSKPLQRTLQEHLESERISSQRRLLFDIDMPKGRKPQSMAQPVDPELRTLKKILETVQLKGLLKSKSAKELKPYSYHSNDFHSKHRLIDEIPPVVLIKPMRVSCQLEELHTPVLQEEESLNTKVILTKPKTKEEPTSKTRKGALSSKKGKMEAAETPINMISLEEGAKRHKEVLMKREEKEVKYREKDSIKLKASGSVDHTRQKIEVIGKKADKVASTSRKPPEMEKVRAKTVSSEDHAKENTIKAKKPQKGSNIINNQTPGQPSSTQSTILRHASKTKTSISNSSDQKKNQMKKTTPVREPKAAKSVIENSSSKGDEKRIDLGSQNCSPQIRTDTALGDQLPIEVDKDASQCHIGEHCSNRQSSLSDVTPLSPKHEMDDKIAEKAYHLIFHTKTDTKSFKTGTNLEAFLLSSPSFLSRAAELFDLNGGSSTSFEASGMDGLEVANGRLTLGCANEIIERKSLIVSQIVRPLLLTPVSNVRVCISIEKLVEEVCKGVENLRSYSKLSGENLCVDSIYAMLERDINCNGLENAIWVVGWRHEFSDDDAEEVVNEIERLVLNGLIEEVLT; translated from the exons ATGCCTCAAGACAGGCTGAGATCAGCGGTGTATAGATCATTTGTCACATGTGATGATCCAAAAGGAATTGTAGATTGTAAGACAATAAGAAAATCGAGGACAAGCAGTCAGAAAGTAGAGCATATGATCGAAAGCCGAAGATTACCAGAGAACTCAAATACGTCCATTTCACACAAGGCAGATAAAGAGGAAGTTCCTAGTTCATCCTCCTTTCAAGTCATGGAAGTCTCCAGAGGAGCTCAGAAACTGAACCAGACGATTGACACGTGGTCCAAAGGAGTGAGATATGATGGGCAATCTAAAGATATTGCAAAAGATTTGTTGAAAGAAGCTCTTGATATGCAGGAGTCTCTAATCATGCTAGGAAAGTTGCAAGAAGCTTCAGATTATATGGGTCAATTGAAAAGGAAGCAGAATGAGAGGTCAGAAAGGAGAAGGATTGATGAAATGGGGATTAAGAGAACATATTCTAGTAAATTTGGGTATCAAAAGCTCTCAAAGGGATTTCAAAAGCCAAGAGTTTCAGTTGATGGCTCTTCAAGGAATCACAACGTCGAGCAGCTTAAAAACGTGATCAGTGACAGCCTTGCTAGGCAGAATCTATTGCCAAACCCATCCTCTGAAGAAATGGGTTTTCTTACTCAAAGAGACTCGGACACGGCTTCAGAGATCCCTTCCACAAGCTCGAACAAGTCTTTGATGGTTCATTCAAGTGATTTTTGTTCTACTGAATCCTCTCTTTCATCAACAGCTTCACAGAAGAAATCAAAAACTACAAATTTGATTGCCAAGCTTATGGGTCTAGAAGAGTTCCCTTCAAAGCCATTGCAGCGCACTCTCCAAGAACATTTGGAGAGTGAAAGAATTTCAAGTCAGCGAAGGCTACTTTTTGATATTGATATGCCGAAAGGGAGAAAGCCCCAATCTATGGCACAGCCTGTGGATCCAGAGCTGAGGACACTGAAGAAAATACTTGAAACCGTGCAACTCAAAGGACTTCTGAAAAGCAAATCTGCCAAAGAGCTTAAGCCTTATTCCTACCATTCCAATGATTTCCATTCCAAACACAGGTTGATTGATGAGATACCGCCTGTTGTTCTTATTAAACCTATGCGTGTCTCCTGCCAGTTGGAGGAGCTCCACACACCAGTGCTGCAGGAAGAGGAATCTTTGAACACCAAAGTAATCCTCACAAAAccgaaaacaaaagaagagccTACTTCCAAAACTCGCAAAGGGGCTTTGAGTTCCAAGAAAGGCAAGATGGAAGCAGCAGAGACTCCAATAAATATGATTAGCTTGGAAGAAGGAGCTAAACGACATAAAGAAGTACTtatgaaaagagaagagaaagaagtcAAGTATAGAGAAAAGGATTCAATTAAGCTGAAAGCTTCTGGTTCTGTAGATCACACACGACAGAAAATAGAAGTAATTGGCAAGAAAGCTGATAAAGTTGCTTCTACCAGCAGGAAACCACCGGAGATGGAGAAAGTGAGAGCTAAAACTGTCTCATCTGAAGATCACGCCAAGGAGAACACTATAAAGGCGAAAAAGCCTCAAAAGGGATCAAACATTATAAATAACCAGACTCCCGGGCAGCCAAGTTCTACCCAAAGCACCATCTTGAGACACGCCTCGAAAACAAAAACTTCAATTTCTAATTCTTCTGATCAGAAAAAGAATCAGATGAAGAAGACAACGCCTGTCAGGGAGCCTAAAGCAGCCAAATCAGTT ATAGAGAATTCTAGTTCCAAAGGAGATGAAAAGAGGATTGATCTTGGAAGTCAAAATTGCTCTCCACAGATAAGAACCGACACTGCTCTGGGGGATCAACTTCCTATAGAAGTGGACAAAGATGCCTCTCAATGTCATATTGGAG AGCATTGCAGTAATAGACAAAGTTCTCTTTCTGATGTCACACCATTGAGCCCCAAACATGAAATGGATGATAAAATTGCCGAGAAAGCTTACCATCTCATTTTTCATACTAAAACAGATACCAAAAGTTTCAAAACTGGAACTAATCTCGAAGCTTTTCTCTTAAGCAGTCCATCGTTTCTCAGTCGTGCAGCGGAGCTTTTTGATCTCAATGGTGGTAGTTCTACAAGTTTTGAAGCATCAGGCATGGATGGTTTGGAAGTAGCCAATGGGAGACTCACTTTAGGATGTGCAAATGAAATCATTGAGCGTAAAAGCCTTATAGTTTCACAGATAGTCCGTCCTCTGTTACTAACACCTGTGAGCAATGTGAGAGTATGCATCTCAATAGAAAAGTTGGTGGAGGAAGTTTGTAAGGGTGTAGAAAATCTGAGAAGCTACAGCAAGCTTTCTGGTGAGAATCTTTGTGTAGACAGTATTTATGCAATGTTGGAGAGAGATATAAACTGCAATGGATTGGAAAATGCAATCTGGGTGGTGGGTTGGAGGCATGAATTTTCTGATGATGATGCAGAGGAAGTTGTGAATGAGATAGAGAGGTTGGTTTTAAATGGGTTGATAGAGGAGGTCCTAACATAA
- the LOC122307034 gene encoding dynein light chain 1, cytoplasmic-like, with product MLEGKARIKETDMAEKMQIQAMACASQALDLYDVYDCISIAAHVKKEFDKMYGSGWQCVVGSNFGSFFTHTPGTFIYFALETLNFLIFKGASS from the exons atgttggaAGGAAAAGCTAGGATAAAGGAAACGGACATGGCAGAGAAGATGCAGATTCAAGCCATGGCTTGTGCTTCTCAGGCCCTTGATCTCTATGATGTGTACGATTGCATCTCAATTGCTGCCCATGTCAAGAAG GAGTTTGATAAGATGTATGGGAGTGGATGGCAATGTGTGGTGGGTTCGAATTTTGGAAGCTTCTTCACTCATACGCCTGGGACTTTCATCTATTTTGCACTGGAGACCCTCAATTTCCTTATCTTCAAGGGAGCCTcttcttaa
- the LOC122308278 gene encoding protein LIKE COV 1 isoform X1 codes for MGLFLKPTLHPKEFGHGLKLTPFRPGLDWEILEEPTWAGCPLEGEKNPPITQAGGWRSPSCGLFLSCGLLISPFMIVILFPIAITFYLTWWFIHFVDGFFSPIYAQLGIDIFGLGFVTSITFIFLVGVFMSSWLGASVLALGEWFIKRMPFVRHIYSASKQISSAISPDQNTQAFKEVAIIRHPRIGEYAFGFITSSVVLQNYSGEEELYCVYVPTNHLYIGDIFLVNTKDVIRPNLSVREGIEIVVSGGMSMPQILSTLDSQVMSVDRSRLTRS; via the exons ATG GGCTTGTTTTTAAAACCAACTCTCCACCCAAAGGAGTTCGGACATGGGCTAAAACTCACCCCCTTTAGGCCTGGTTTGGATTGGGAG ATTTTAGAGGAACCTACCTGGGCAGGCTGCCCATTAGAAGGTGAAAAAAATCCACCCATTACTCAGGCGGGTGGGTGGAGGAGTCCATCGTGTGGGCTGTTTTTATCCTGTGGCCTGCTGATCAGCCCATTTATGAT TGTCATCCTATTTCCAATAGCAATTACTTTCTATCTAACATGGTGGTTTATTCACTTCGTGGATGGCTTTTTCTCTCCTATATATGCTCAGCTTGGAATTGATATCTTTG GACTTGGATTTGTAACTTCTATAACGTTCATCTTTTTGGTTGGGGTGTTCATGTCATCATGGTTGGGAGCATCTGTCCTTGCACTTGGAGAGTGGTTTATTAAGCGGATGCCATTCGTTCGTCATATCTACAGTGCCTCCAAGCAAATTAGTTCTGCCATATCACCAG ATCAAAACACACAGGCTTTTAAGGAAGTAGCCATAATAAGGCATCCACGAATCGGTGAATATGCATTTGGCTTCATCACTTCATCCGTCGTCCTCCAG AACTATTCTGGAGAGGAGGAGCTTTACTGTGTCTATGTTCCGACGAACCATCTTTACATTGGAGATATATTTCTCGTCAATACCAAGGATGTTATTAGACCAAATTTATCAGTCCGTGAAGGAATTG AAATTGTTGTGTCTGGGGGCATGTCGATGCCTCAGATCCTATCGACCTTGGATTCACAGGTTATGTCAGTGGATAGAAGTAGACTCACCAGAAGCTGA
- the LOC122308278 gene encoding protein CONTINUOUS VASCULAR RING 1 isoform X3 has translation MTGCVILFPIAITFYLTWWFIHFVDGFFSPIYAQLGIDIFGLGFVTSITFIFLVGVFMSSWLGASVLALGEWFIKRMPFVRHIYSASKQISSAISPDQNTQAFKEVAIIRHPRIGEYAFGFITSSVVLQNYSGEEELYCVYVPTNHLYIGDIFLVNTKDVIRPNLSVREGIEIVVSGGMSMPQILSTLDSQVMSVDRSRLTRS, from the exons ATGACCGGATG TGTCATCCTATTTCCAATAGCAATTACTTTCTATCTAACATGGTGGTTTATTCACTTCGTGGATGGCTTTTTCTCTCCTATATATGCTCAGCTTGGAATTGATATCTTTG GACTTGGATTTGTAACTTCTATAACGTTCATCTTTTTGGTTGGGGTGTTCATGTCATCATGGTTGGGAGCATCTGTCCTTGCACTTGGAGAGTGGTTTATTAAGCGGATGCCATTCGTTCGTCATATCTACAGTGCCTCCAAGCAAATTAGTTCTGCCATATCACCAG ATCAAAACACACAGGCTTTTAAGGAAGTAGCCATAATAAGGCATCCACGAATCGGTGAATATGCATTTGGCTTCATCACTTCATCCGTCGTCCTCCAG AACTATTCTGGAGAGGAGGAGCTTTACTGTGTCTATGTTCCGACGAACCATCTTTACATTGGAGATATATTTCTCGTCAATACCAAGGATGTTATTAGACCAAATTTATCAGTCCGTGAAGGAATTG AAATTGTTGTGTCTGGGGGCATGTCGATGCCTCAGATCCTATCGACCTTGGATTCACAGGTTATGTCAGTGGATAGAAGTAGACTCACCAGAAGCTGA